A section of the Candidatus Thioglobus autotrophicus genome encodes:
- a CDS encoding adenylosuccinate synthase — MSKNVVIIGTQWGDEGKGKIVDLITDKVSSVVRFQGGHNAGHTLVIDGQKTVLHLIPSGILRDHVECLIGHGVVLSMSALIKELGELDEAGVDARSRLKIAPGCPLIMPYHVALDNAREAKRGKAAIGTTGNGIGPAYEDKVARRGLRVGDLLDLKAFSDKLKDVVEYHNFALTQYYNAPALDFDTVLAQALEQAKTVIPMITDVTEQIHQHIANNENILFEGAQGALLDIDQGTYPFVTSSNTTSGGAVTGSGVGVTDIDYVCGIVKAYTTRVGGGPFPTELVYDVAIDKGDAIGKVLGTVGHEFGATTGRQRRCGWLDMVTLNRSLKLNAVTGICLTKLDVLDSLESIKICIGYDLNGQKITTPPYDAQGYADAKPTYIEMPGWKTSTIGTDSFDSLPIEAQNYIRKIEELSGLPIDILSTGPDRNETLILNNPFKE; from the coding sequence ATGTCAAAAAATGTAGTAATCATCGGCACTCAATGGGGTGATGAAGGTAAAGGTAAAATTGTCGATTTAATCACTGATAAGGTTTCTAGCGTTGTCCGCTTTCAAGGTGGGCACAATGCAGGACACACTTTGGTGATTGATGGCCAAAAAACAGTGCTGCATTTAATCCCTTCTGGCATTTTACGCGATCATGTTGAATGTTTAATTGGCCACGGTGTGGTCTTATCTATGTCTGCGCTTATTAAAGAGCTTGGCGAATTAGACGAAGCAGGTGTTGATGCAAGATCACGTCTCAAAATCGCACCAGGTTGCCCCCTTATTATGCCGTACCATGTAGCGCTTGATAATGCTCGTGAAGCAAAACGAGGTAAAGCGGCGATTGGCACTACGGGTAACGGCATTGGCCCTGCTTATGAAGATAAAGTGGCTCGTCGTGGCTTGAGAGTTGGTGATTTACTCGATCTTAAAGCATTTTCAGACAAGTTAAAAGATGTGGTGGAGTATCATAATTTTGCTTTGACTCAATATTACAACGCACCAGCACTCGATTTTGACACGGTACTAGCACAAGCGCTAGAGCAAGCTAAGACAGTTATTCCAATGATTACTGACGTAACTGAACAAATTCATCAACATATCGCTAATAATGAAAATATCTTATTTGAAGGCGCTCAGGGTGCGTTATTAGATATTGATCAAGGTACTTACCCGTTTGTGACTTCCTCTAACACCACTTCAGGTGGTGCAGTGACAGGATCGGGCGTTGGTGTGACAGACATCGATTATGTCTGCGGCATTGTAAAGGCTTATACAACACGTGTAGGTGGTGGCCCATTCCCAACTGAGCTGGTCTACGACGTTGCCATTGACAAGGGCGACGCCATTGGCAAGGTGCTAGGTACAGTTGGCCATGAATTTGGTGCAACAACTGGACGTCAGCGTCGTTGTGGCTGGTTAGATATGGTCACACTTAATCGTTCATTAAAACTTAATGCTGTGACAGGAATTTGCCTGACAAAACTAGACGTTCTAGATTCATTGGAAAGTATTAAAATTTGTATTGGCTATGATTTAAATGGCCAGAAAATAACCACACCGCCATATGATGCTCAAGGCTATGCAGATGCAAAGCCAACTTATATTGAGATGCCGGGCTGGAAAACCTCAACCATTGGCACCGATTCATTTGACTCTTTACCAATTGAAGCGCAAAACTACATTCGTAAAATTGAAGAACTTTCAGGCTTGCCAATCGATATTTTATCAACTGGGCCAGATCGTAATGAAACGCTGATCCTTAATAATCCATTTAAAGAGTAA
- the rnr gene encoding ribonuclease R, which produces MSDPHQKREAKKYDNPIPSREHILSFFKKKPLSKYDLFDLLEVDGQQKKPLTHRLKAMVRDEQLDYNKDGDFVIFDPNAGIKIGTVVANPKGFGFLKLEEGGRDLRLNSRQMQLVFHGDKVKARLISKRGDAKIVEVLESVKTVVARLHIDEEGNAHAVVDDKRIRNDINIPKINDDNTNEQIVIVEITKSPTFKSLAEGRIIQILGSYMDEGVETDAALYRNGIPVDFSEEALAQTAKIPGEVTKQDKQGRVDITDMKLVTIDGEDSKDFDDAVFAEATNNGWKLVVAIADVSHYVAEGTALDADAIERGNSVYFPRRVVPMLPEALSNGLCSINPGVERLCMTCEMNIDTNGSLLDYKFYPAVMFSHARLTYTKVSDILEHDNQALKAEFEPVLENLNDLYDLYKVLKAARTKRGVMDFDRIESQILFNDNGKIDNIIARSRNDAHKLIEECMLMANQATAKFLGENKEDFLYRIHPKPTAEKVEVTRQFLTAVGLTLEGGDQPDSKHFAKVLEDAKGRDDENIIKTVVLRTMKQAVYTPANEGHFGLAFEDYTHFTSPIRRYPDLLVHRAINRVLNKKDPSFMGKLVNKVLGNKEKKPSKKMIELGANLSVTERRADEASRDVEQWLKCEYMRDKVGETFNGVISGVAGFGIFIELTEVFVEGMISIRDLKDDYYNFDDIHHQLKGDRTGKVFTLGDTIKIQIASVNLDDRQMVFVPAPEEEEEE; this is translated from the coding sequence ATGAGTGATCCGCATCAAAAAAGAGAAGCAAAAAAGTACGACAATCCCATTCCATCAAGAGAGCACATTCTCTCTTTTTTCAAAAAGAAGCCACTTTCAAAATACGACCTATTTGACTTACTAGAAGTTGACGGTCAACAAAAGAAACCTTTAACTCACCGTCTTAAAGCTATGGTTCGCGATGAACAGCTAGATTACAACAAAGACGGTGACTTCGTTATTTTTGATCCAAATGCAGGGATTAAAATTGGTACAGTCGTTGCCAACCCTAAAGGCTTTGGATTTCTTAAGCTAGAAGAGGGTGGGCGCGATTTACGTCTTAACTCACGTCAAATGCAGTTGGTTTTTCATGGCGATAAAGTCAAGGCACGCTTAATTAGCAAACGCGGCGACGCCAAGATTGTTGAAGTATTGGAAAGTGTTAAAACTGTTGTTGCACGTCTACATATCGATGAAGAGGGTAATGCCCACGCAGTAGTAGATGATAAGCGCATTCGCAACGATATCAATATTCCTAAAATTAATGACGACAACACCAATGAGCAAATTGTTATTGTTGAGATCACTAAATCACCGACTTTTAAATCTTTAGCAGAAGGCAGAATTATTCAAATTCTTGGCTCGTATATGGATGAAGGTGTTGAGACAGACGCAGCATTATATCGCAATGGTATTCCGGTTGATTTCTCAGAAGAGGCCTTAGCACAAACGGCCAAAATTCCTGGTGAAGTAACCAAGCAAGACAAACAAGGTCGTGTTGATATTACTGACATGAAGCTGGTCACGATTGATGGCGAAGACTCTAAAGATTTTGATGATGCAGTATTTGCCGAGGCTACTAACAATGGCTGGAAATTAGTCGTTGCGATTGCTGATGTTTCTCACTATGTTGCAGAAGGTACAGCACTTGATGCAGATGCCATTGAACGTGGCAATTCTGTTTATTTCCCGCGCCGTGTGGTGCCAATGCTGCCTGAGGCTTTATCCAATGGCCTTTGTTCAATCAATCCTGGCGTAGAACGCTTGTGTATGACTTGTGAGATGAACATCGATACAAATGGTAGCTTACTTGATTATAAATTCTACCCAGCGGTAATGTTCTCGCATGCGCGCTTAACTTACACCAAGGTTAGCGATATCCTTGAGCATGACAATCAAGCACTTAAAGCAGAATTTGAACCTGTTTTGGAAAATCTGAATGATTTGTATGACTTATACAAAGTGCTAAAAGCTGCGAGAACTAAACGTGGTGTCATGGATTTTGATCGTATTGAATCGCAAATTTTGTTTAATGATAACGGCAAGATTGATAATATCATTGCCCGCTCAAGAAATGATGCACACAAGTTAATTGAAGAATGCATGCTAATGGCCAACCAAGCCACGGCTAAATTTTTAGGCGAAAACAAGGAAGACTTCCTATACCGAATTCACCCGAAACCAACGGCTGAAAAAGTCGAGGTAACGCGTCAATTCTTAACTGCAGTAGGCTTAACACTTGAAGGTGGCGATCAGCCAGATTCTAAACACTTTGCTAAAGTATTAGAAGATGCTAAAGGCAGAGATGATGAAAATATCATTAAAACCGTTGTGCTTCGCACCATGAAGCAAGCGGTTTATACACCAGCCAATGAAGGCCACTTCGGCTTAGCATTCGAAGACTACACGCACTTCACCTCACCAATTAGAAGATACCCAGATCTTCTTGTTCATCGCGCTATTAATCGTGTGTTAAACAAGAAAGATCCATCATTTATGGGTAAATTGGTTAATAAAGTTTTGGGCAATAAAGAGAAAAAACCGTCTAAAAAAATGATCGAGCTAGGTGCCAATTTATCGGTAACTGAACGTCGTGCTGATGAAGCTTCTCGCGATGTTGAGCAGTGGCTTAAATGTGAATACATGCGTGATAAAGTTGGCGAAACATTCAACGGCGTTATCTCTGGTGTTGCTGGTTTTGGTATCTTTATTGAATTAACAGAAGTATTTGTTGAAGGCATGATTTCTATTCGCGACCTTAAAGATGACTACTATAACTTTGATGATATTCATCATCAGCTAAAAGGTGACCGTACCGGCAAGGTATTCACTCTAGGTGATACCATTAAAATCCAAATTGCCTCGGTTAATTTAGATGATAGACAAATGGTCTTCGTTCCTGCACCTGAAGAAGAGGAAGAAGAATAA
- the ilvD gene encoding dihydroxy-acid dehydratase, with protein MSNPRKYSSQVVDGYERAPSRAMLYPVGFEKEDFNKPQVGVASTWSMVTPCNMHINQLAEQAEKGVNSAGGKAVIFNTITISDGISMGSEGMKYSLVSREVIADSIETVVGCQGFDGVVAIGGCDKNMPGCIIGLSRLNRPGIFVYGGTIQPGENHTDVVSVFEAVGKYANNTIDAIELENIEKTAIPGPGSCGGMYTANTMASAIEALGMSLPNSSAQDAISADKNNDCVRAGEAVLNLLEKDIKPNDIMTMKAFENAITVIITLGGSTNAVLHLIAMADAAGVDLSIDDFTRIGANVPVIADLKPSGKYLMSELIEIGGTLPLMKMLLDAGMLHGDCMTVTGKTMAENLADVKPYEESQDIIKSLDNPIKKDSHLRILKGNLALEGAVAKITGKEGLSFKGVAKCYGREEAALAAVLNDEIKAGDVIVIRYEGPAGGPGMREMLAPTSAVMGKGLGGQVALITDGRFSGGTHGFVVGHITPEAFKGGVLAVVEDGDEILIDAENNVLELLVDQVIIDERLSHWVQPKPNYTKGVLAKFAKLAKSASKGAVTS; from the coding sequence ATGTCTAATCCAAGAAAATACTCCTCGCAAGTGGTGGATGGCTATGAAAGAGCACCTTCACGTGCCATGCTATATCCGGTTGGTTTTGAAAAAGAAGATTTTAATAAGCCTCAAGTTGGTGTCGCCTCTACTTGGTCCATGGTAACGCCTTGTAATATGCATATTAACCAATTGGCAGAGCAAGCGGAAAAAGGCGTCAATTCTGCGGGCGGCAAGGCTGTTATTTTTAATACAATCACTATTTCTGATGGCATTTCCATGGGCTCAGAAGGCATGAAATATTCATTGGTTTCTCGTGAAGTAATTGCTGATTCGATTGAAACGGTAGTGGGTTGTCAAGGTTTTGACGGCGTGGTGGCAATTGGTGGTTGTGATAAAAACATGCCAGGCTGTATTATTGGTTTATCTAGACTTAATCGCCCAGGTATTTTTGTTTATGGTGGTACCATTCAACCTGGTGAAAACCATACGGATGTTGTTAGTGTTTTTGAGGCGGTTGGAAAATACGCCAATAACACCATCGACGCAATTGAATTAGAAAATATTGAAAAAACTGCCATTCCTGGTCCGGGTTCATGTGGTGGTATGTATACTGCTAATACCATGGCATCAGCCATTGAAGCTTTGGGTATGAGTTTGCCAAATTCTTCCGCTCAAGACGCTATTTCGGCGGACAAGAATAACGACTGTGTTCGCGCTGGTGAAGCTGTACTTAACCTGCTTGAAAAAGATATTAAGCCGAATGATATTATGACCATGAAAGCGTTCGAGAATGCTATTACTGTAATTATTACTTTGGGTGGCTCTACCAATGCAGTGTTGCATCTAATTGCTATGGCAGATGCTGCCGGTGTTGATTTAAGTATTGATGACTTTACTCGTATTGGTGCTAACGTTCCGGTTATTGCTGATCTTAAGCCATCGGGTAAGTACCTAATGAGTGAGCTGATTGAAATCGGCGGCACCCTACCACTGATGAAAATGTTACTTGATGCAGGTATGCTACATGGCGATTGTATGACGGTTACCGGCAAAACCATGGCTGAAAATTTAGCAGATGTTAAACCGTATGAAGAATCTCAAGATATTATTAAATCATTAGACAATCCCATTAAAAAAGATTCACATCTTAGGATTCTTAAAGGCAATTTAGCGCTTGAAGGTGCTGTTGCCAAGATTACTGGTAAAGAAGGCCTGAGCTTTAAAGGTGTGGCAAAATGCTACGGCCGCGAAGAAGCCGCGCTTGCAGCCGTACTTAATGATGAAATTAAAGCCGGCGATGTGATTGTGATTCGTTACGAAGGCCCTGCTGGCGGCCCTGGCATGCGTGAAATGCTTGCACCAACCTCAGCGGTTATGGGTAAAGGTCTAGGCGGTCAAGTGGCACTGATTACCGATGGACGCTTTTCGGGCGGTACGCACGGCTTTGTGGTGGGTCATATCACCCCAGAAGCTTTTAAAGGTGGTGTGCTAGCAGTAGTTGAAGATGGTGATGAAATCTTAATCGATGCAGAAAACAACGTATTAGAGCTGCTGGTTGATCAGGTGATTATTGATGAGCGCTTGTCGCATTGGGTGCAGCCTAAGCCAAACTACACCAAGGGTGTTTTGGCTAAGTTTGCCAAGCTGGCTAAGTCAGCTTCTAAAGGGGCTGTGACTAGCTAG
- a CDS encoding GNAT family N-acetyltransferase: protein MFLHRTLDNSEQILTLIKPFVEQGKILPRSKQEIERNINDFILLFDDNQLLACAGLKDCQEGSMGEIYSLAVAKNAQNTGLSNELLSKILANAKQRKFSKIFALTKFGTDWFVKNGFIQMKISDLPVKRQRYFNHDRNSSIFFKEIV, encoded by the coding sequence ATGTTTTTACACCGTACTTTGGATAATTCTGAACAAATTTTGACTTTAATCAAGCCTTTTGTAGAGCAGGGGAAAATCCTTCCTAGAAGCAAGCAAGAGATTGAGAGAAACATCAATGATTTTATTTTATTATTTGATGATAATCAGCTGCTTGCCTGTGCAGGACTTAAGGATTGTCAAGAGGGCTCTATGGGTGAGATTTACTCACTCGCTGTGGCGAAAAATGCGCAAAATACTGGGCTTTCTAACGAATTACTAAGCAAGATACTAGCCAATGCAAAACAAAGGAAATTTAGCAAAATTTTTGCATTAACTAAGTTTGGTACCGATTGGTTTGTTAAAAATGGTTTCATTCAAATGAAAATATCCGATTTACCAGTCAAGCGCCAACGCTACTTTAATCATGATCGAAATTCATCCATATTTTTTAAGGAAATTGTTTAA
- the rnt gene encoding ribonuclease T produces the protein MHIKERVRGYLPVVIDIETAGFNHQTDAMLEICAVIIGIDEQGKFYPKKPQHFHTQPFKGANLEPAALKFNGIDVDNPLRGAIDEKLALSDMFKTIRTEMKEEDCTRSILVGHNAFFDLNFLYAASDRSKLKNPFHQFSTIDTVSLSALAFGETVLAKAIAKAGIEFDNAQAHSALYDTVKTAELFCQIFNGFEFSSTPKN, from the coding sequence ATGCACATTAAAGAGCGTGTTCGTGGCTACTTACCTGTTGTTATCGACATTGAGACTGCGGGATTCAATCATCAAACCGATGCAATGCTGGAGATTTGTGCAGTGATTATTGGTATCGATGAGCAGGGTAAGTTTTATCCAAAAAAGCCTCAGCATTTTCATACGCAGCCATTTAAGGGGGCTAATCTTGAACCGGCAGCACTCAAATTTAATGGCATTGATGTAGACAATCCGCTACGTGGTGCGATTGATGAAAAACTTGCCCTAAGCGATATGTTTAAAACCATTCGCACTGAAATGAAAGAAGAAGACTGTACGCGCTCAATTCTAGTCGGGCACAACGCTTTTTTTGACTTAAACTTCCTTTACGCAGCCAGTGACAGATCAAAACTTAAAAACCCATTTCATCAATTTTCCACCATTGACACAGTGAGCTTGTCAGCACTTGCCTTTGGGGAAACGGTTTTGGCCAAAGCCATTGCTAAGGCGGGCATTGAATTTGACAACGCCCAGGCGCACTCTGCTTTATATGATACGGTCAAAACCGCTGAATTATTTTGTCAGATTTTTAACGGCTTTGAATTTTCCAGCACGCCAAAAAACTGA
- a CDS encoding biotin-dependent carboxyltransferase family protein: MSFKVIKPGFLTTIQDAGRFMHAIYGMSQSGVMDEHAFGWANHLLGNDYTDAVLEITFGGVELEALDEVVVCVCGADLDFKINAKIAPTWKSLQVQPTDILSWSLPKHGVRSYLAVQGGFKTQTLFGSRSVNLREHIGVKITQDCVLACAPSSGQLESFMAPQYRPNYHQNVVLRLLPSYQYSEFSDAQKTLFFGQTYTVSNANDRSGCRLKGVPIVFKRDKMISEAMSYGSVEIATDGLPIILLKDAPSIGGYTKIGTVFSLDLAQLAQQQPTAKVRFELMNIEQAQKERLAFNQFFGVLENSKPLKI, encoded by the coding sequence ATGAGTTTTAAAGTCATCAAGCCTGGTTTTTTAACCACAATACAAGATGCTGGTCGCTTTATGCATGCGATATACGGAATGAGTCAATCTGGGGTGATGGATGAGCACGCCTTTGGCTGGGCTAATCATTTACTCGGGAATGATTATACTGATGCAGTTTTGGAAATTACGTTTGGCGGAGTTGAGCTAGAAGCACTCGATGAGGTGGTTGTTTGCGTATGTGGTGCAGACCTAGATTTTAAGATCAATGCAAAAATAGCACCAACCTGGAAAAGCCTGCAAGTTCAACCCACAGACATACTAAGCTGGAGCTTACCCAAACACGGTGTGCGTAGCTATTTAGCAGTTCAAGGTGGGTTTAAAACTCAAACATTATTTGGCTCTAGATCGGTTAATTTACGCGAACATATTGGCGTGAAAATTACCCAAGATTGCGTACTGGCATGTGCACCATCAAGCGGTCAATTGGAGAGTTTTATGGCGCCTCAATATCGACCTAATTATCATCAAAATGTTGTTTTAAGATTGCTGCCTAGTTATCAATATTCAGAATTTAGTGATGCTCAAAAGACATTATTTTTTGGCCAAACTTACACCGTTAGCAATGCTAATGATCGGTCTGGTTGTCGGCTAAAAGGCGTACCTATTGTGTTTAAAAGAGACAAGATGATTTCCGAGGCAATGAGTTATGGCAGTGTTGAAATTGCCACTGATGGCTTACCAATTATTCTACTCAAAGATGCACCAAGTATTGGTGGCTACACCAAAATTGGCACCGTGTTTTCGCTAGATCTAGCTCAACTTGCACAACAACAACCAACCGCAAAAGTTAGATTTGAGCTAATGAATATTGAACAAGCGCAAAAAGAACGCTTGGCATTTAATCAGTTTTTTGGCGTGCTGGAAAATTCAAAGCCGTTAAAAATCTGA
- the pxpB gene encoding 5-oxoprolinase subunit PxpB, whose translation MHKIILAGENSLLIYFGDKIDPELPKNIANFANQLKNEFSELIINLTPSYTSLLVSYDLNKTSYPIFKSQVSTLLKQWTPAEVEQSFKVIHIPVYYGFEVGLDLERLLAEKALTLDEFIYIHTSQSYLVYAIGFSPVFAFLGEVDQQIQAPRLSTPRIKIPAGSVGIADRQTAIYPTDSSGGWNIIGRTMLDLSLKNPDNLDKFKTGDQVEFYPITRDEYLKYGGKL comes from the coding sequence ATGCATAAAATCATACTCGCAGGGGAAAACTCACTGCTAATCTATTTTGGCGATAAGATCGATCCTGAGCTTCCTAAAAATATCGCAAATTTTGCAAATCAACTAAAAAACGAGTTTTCAGAGTTAATTATCAATCTAACCCCGTCTTATACGTCACTTTTAGTGAGTTATGATCTCAATAAAACCAGCTACCCTATATTTAAATCTCAAGTTAGCACCCTATTAAAACAATGGACGCCAGCCGAGGTTGAGCAGTCGTTTAAAGTGATACATATTCCTGTTTATTATGGATTTGAAGTGGGTTTAGATTTAGAACGACTACTGGCAGAAAAAGCTTTAACACTAGACGAGTTTATTTATATTCATACCTCACAAAGTTATTTGGTTTACGCTATTGGCTTTAGCCCAGTCTTTGCTTTTTTGGGCGAAGTTGATCAACAGATTCAAGCGCCACGCCTCTCCACGCCTAGAATTAAAATTCCAGCAGGCAGTGTGGGAATTGCCGATCGTCAAACTGCTATTTATCCAACAGACTCCTCGGGCGGCTGGAATATTATTGGCAGAACAATGCTTGATTTATCGCTTAAAAATCCTGATAATTTAGATAAATTTAAAACTGGTGATCAGGTTGAGTTTTATCCGATTACGCGCGATGAATATCTTAAATATGGTGGCAAACTATGA
- a CDS encoding 5-oxoprolinase subunit PxpA: MLMINCDLGECLIPNPDAEVMPRIDMANIACGGHAGDAESMIKTLKLAIKNDVKIGAHPSYDDQANFGRISQQLSGDALFDLVYSQVSHFQQLCHDHGAVLEYVKPHGALYHDMMEKPFVLDVIINAISAIDQNLSLVIQAGLKNFGKNANATFLHEIYADRGYQGVHMIPRGEQGAVLTNPKAIIKQYQQLLEEKSFKIDTICFHSDNVASVEALKQLKNA, encoded by the coding sequence ATGTTGATGATTAATTGTGATTTAGGTGAGTGTTTGATCCCCAATCCTGATGCCGAGGTTATGCCACGGATTGATATGGCAAATATTGCTTGTGGTGGGCATGCGGGCGATGCTGAAAGCATGATTAAAACCCTTAAACTTGCGATTAAAAATGACGTCAAAATCGGGGCGCATCCCAGCTATGATGACCAAGCTAATTTTGGACGAATAAGTCAGCAGTTGAGCGGTGATGCGTTGTTTGATTTGGTGTATTCCCAAGTGTCACACTTTCAACAGCTTTGTCATGATCACGGCGCTGTACTCGAATACGTTAAACCGCATGGCGCCCTGTATCATGACATGATGGAAAAACCTTTTGTGCTTGACGTCATTATTAATGCTATTAGCGCGATTGATCAAAATTTAAGTTTGGTGATTCAAGCAGGTCTTAAAAATTTTGGAAAAAATGCAAATGCGACTTTTTTACATGAAATCTATGCTGATCGTGGTTATCAAGGCGTGCATATGATTCCTCGAGGTGAGCAAGGCGCGGTTTTAACCAATCCGAAAGCCATTATTAAGCAATATCAGCAGCTTTTAGAGGAAAAATCCTTCAAAATTGACACCATTTGCTTTCATAGTGACAATGTAGCCTCTGTAGAGGCCTTAAAACAGCTTAAAAATGCATAA
- a CDS encoding DUF808 family protein, whose amino-acid sequence MAGLIGYIGALADDLSAVAVKVSAGAIDDITQQTAKSLSKTAGILIDDTATIPQYVSSTTAKRELPVIWKIGKKSLRNKAIMIPVAMLITYFAPWIMAPILVLGGSYLAFEGSESLAEKLGLIKAHEHPQVHSIADTEDLMAAEDQTVNSAVRTDTILSIEIIALTIASVATESLLIQLGVLVIVGLIATLAVYGIVGLIIKMDDMGFYLKNTSNRFYQAIGGILIQGMPKVLKALGWIGAFAMLMVGGTILIHNLGFLHGLTLLGGSLPVLASTLLDFVIIPAIVSIVTGVGIILIKNAKRFYKGKIN is encoded by the coding sequence ATGGCAGGACTCATTGGCTACATCGGCGCCCTAGCAGATGACTTATCGGCGGTTGCCGTGAAAGTGTCCGCAGGCGCGATTGATGATATTACCCAGCAAACCGCTAAATCGCTCAGCAAAACAGCCGGCATCTTAATTGATGACACCGCCACCATTCCACAATATGTCAGTAGTACGACTGCCAAAAGAGAGCTGCCCGTTATTTGGAAAATAGGCAAAAAATCCTTGCGTAATAAAGCCATCATGATTCCCGTTGCCATGTTGATTACCTATTTTGCCCCGTGGATTATGGCACCAATATTAGTATTGGGTGGCTCATACCTGGCTTTTGAGGGCAGTGAATCATTAGCTGAAAAATTAGGCCTTATAAAGGCGCATGAACATCCGCAAGTGCATAGTATTGCCGATACAGAAGATCTTATGGCGGCAGAAGATCAAACGGTTAATTCAGCTGTTAGAACTGACACTATTTTATCCATTGAGATAATCGCGCTCACCATTGCCTCAGTAGCGACAGAGTCTTTATTAATTCAGCTAGGGGTTTTGGTGATTGTGGGGCTAATTGCTACTTTAGCGGTATACGGCATTGTGGGTCTGATTATTAAAATGGATGACATGGGTTTTTATCTAAAAAATACATCAAATCGTTTTTACCAAGCCATAGGGGGTATCTTAATTCAAGGCATGCCCAAGGTGTTAAAAGCCCTAGGCTGGATTGGTGCGTTTGCAATGCTGATGGTTGGTGGCACAATCTTAATACATAATCTGGGATTCTTGCACGGCCTAACCTTATTAGGGGGTTCGCTACCCGTATTAGCATCTACCTTGCTAGACTTTGTGATTATCCCTGCTATTGTCTCAATCGTCACCGGCGTTGGTATTATTTTAATCAAAAACGCAAAGCGGTTTTACAAGGGTAAAATCAATTAA
- a CDS encoding dUTP diphosphatase — protein MNQIKQMFELQQQLNDATNGEIWTEGATKEGRQISWLRCIYMEAAEAIDSFNWKHWKNLDAEHDLDNARVELVDIWHFLMSEAIHYGDAGFAEIYNDMQPERDTDPEKLIEILEKIVAVSASANVDKSQNSLYQLFALFFQAIAHMEMDVPELYKRYLVKNQLNTFRQDHGYKDGSYIKIWGEVEDNVVAFNIMDENPELTPEQLYEKLEAVYPA, from the coding sequence ATGAATCAAATCAAACAAATGTTCGAACTTCAGCAACAACTTAATGACGCAACAAACGGTGAAATTTGGACCGAAGGCGCTACTAAAGAAGGGCGCCAAATCTCATGGTTACGCTGTATTTATATGGAGGCAGCCGAAGCGATTGACTCTTTTAACTGGAAACATTGGAAAAATCTTGATGCTGAGCATGATCTTGATAATGCCCGAGTTGAACTGGTCGATATTTGGCATTTTCTAATGTCTGAAGCCATTCATTATGGCGATGCAGGCTTTGCTGAAATCTACAATGACATGCAGCCTGAACGCGATACAGACCCTGAAAAATTAATCGAAATTTTGGAAAAAATTGTCGCCGTATCAGCCAGTGCAAATGTTGATAAATCACAAAATTCTCTATACCAATTATTTGCTTTATTTTTCCAAGCCATTGCACACATGGAAATGGATGTACCAGAACTATACAAGCGCTACTTAGTTAAAAATCAACTCAATACATTCAGACAAGATCATGGCTATAAAGATGGCTCTTATATAAAAATTTGGGGCGAGGTTGAAGATAATGTCGTGGCGTTTAATATTATGGATGAAAATCCCGAACTTACACCTGAGCAGCTTTATGAGAAATTAGAAGCCGTTTACCCAGCTTAA